TGccattgtatgtcaaaaaaagtcataaataagtcattgtatagtatctcaaaataagtcatagtgtagcatgtgaaaagaagtcatagtatagtatgtcaaaaaaagtcatagtatagcattttgaaaaaagtaacattatagtatgttggaaaaggtcgtggaaaaagtcatagtatagcatgtaaaaaaaaagtaaaaaaaatcatagtattaaactcttaatccttaaatatttattaggctatgtgaaattaaaatgaaattaatcactcgtcgctgtgcaccttcactcacaggttacgcacggacatccgtccataaataacacttttcaaaataaaagcagcaccgttgtattgcacactcgacatagatatatggtagaattgttgggtctttgtgcCGACCTACTTCATCTGTAAAGAGTCCTGAGATAACGTCTGAttttacactgtaaataaaatggaattgaatttCAATGGAGACTTTCACTGTCACTTGGTACGCTGCTTACTGTATGGCGTCCGATTCTTCTTCCTTGGCAGGGAATTTAAATACTTGGGGCAATATTTGCGTCAGACTTCAAACACCTTCACCCTGCTCAAAATGCTAATTAAAGTTCTAATTTTTTAAGTGACCACTTAGTTTGAGAGGGGGCGGGAGCTGCTCACCTTGGCACGTTAGTGGATTAGAGGGTGACAGTGTCCTGGATTAAAGCTCCATTCAAGAGCACAGGACGTCCCACTGTGCAACCTAATGCTGCGTTTCAGGCAACCAGTAACTCAATCCTGTAATTTACTGGTCATGAGCCTTAACCAGATCGTTgtactcccagttacagttttgacGTCTTAAACACGTGAACAACAATGTCGACCCCTGTTGATTCTTCACAGACGCCAGTAATAAACAGtgagaaatggaaataaaaagacataaatagGCCACGTAAAGTAATTCTGCACATTATAATCAAAACAACGCATATATTGTGTACTACGACAGGtactgtttattaaatgaagacCCAAACATGTTGCCAACTAGAAATCAAAtgactttgcctggaacgctACCAAGTCGTGAGTTGTGACTTGAAGTCGtaaaaactgtgtctggaacgcagcataaGTCTCCAGAGGTACAGTTCAGAGTTATGTGAAGATAAAGACACAACTGTGAGATTATACCACAGAAAGGCTGGAAACCTTACACCATGTGTAATGGTTTAGGAAATGTTGTGTGGAAGCCTTAGGGTCAGGGCTAACCCGGCTCTCTGCTCTTCCTGACCGTGAGAATGCCATCTTCATTGATAAAGTTAAAGTATCAGGACACTGGGGAAATAATTTGAGCTTAGTAAAAGACTCCTAGATCGGGAAAATCAGTGAGCCAAGGAATCTGTGTTTTAATAAGTAAAAAGGTACTGTACAGGTCATGGGGGGAGCTCGGCTCGCACCGCTCTGGGGTTGGCAGAAGATAAAGAACAAACCCGGGAGGGGGGTGTTTTGCGTGACCACGCTTCAACAAGAGGATGAGAATCCAAGATGTCTGGACAACATCCAACTGATCACAACAACGAACCGGGGTGGAGAAGAAAGCTTGTTGGTAGTAAGTAGTGCGGGGTTTTGAGCTATTCGGGACCCAGTTCCTGAAAAGACTGTCTGTTGGTAGGGTGAGAGAGAATCTGTCTTGAAGGGAACTTGTGTACTTATGCATAAGCTGTAACTCCTTGCAATATTGCCACTAAATATGAGTGACTTAAACTAAAGGACTCCTGGAAGTTATTTCTGGCCTaccattaaaacaaattaaatgaacACGTAGGTTAAAGGTGCAGTCTCAGACAACTTGAGTTGATCCTAAATTGACCCTGGCCAGGGTCAATCCAGGCACCAAATCCTCATAATCTTCGACTGTCATAATGACGTTTTCAAGGGAATGTTTGATTAGATAGACTCGTCAATCAGTGCACACATACAGAACTTACATTTTGCGTCAgataaaatcaaaaacattaattttcaccttaaaaataatatatatgattTAATTGAAATTGTGCAGGAATTGTGATTCTGTCTGGAAGTGCAGACCAACTGATGAGTGCAGCCCCTTCTAAGTCCTCTGTTGTTTACTATACAGTAGTAAAGCCCCTCTAATAGAGCTGGAGAAGCTGGGGTTGAGCAGCTAAAGCCTGGTCGCTGACGTCAGTCCACAGTTGTGGAGAAGCCCAGAAAGGTGCTAAGCAGGATACAGCTTAATGTCCAAATGTCTACCCAGTGTAGCTCCAGTTACTTGTCAACACTGTACTCCTCTCACAGGTGAGGGATAAACAAAGCATGGAGTCTAACAAAGCGACCTTACGTAGTAGGACATATAGTACACTCTTGCTTTTATTGTACACAGTAAGATCAGTTTACACGAGATAGTTTCAGTATGAGACAAGAGAAAAAAGGTTTAACAGCCACTTAAACAGAAAGAACCTGACTGAGTGCAACACTGACGTtgaaggtcccatattgtaaaaagtgagaaaagtgagttttttttaattataaagcaGGTCGAGGTGCTCTATTAATACTGAGAAAGTATCGAAATGCTCAATCCacacagaaatgcacacagcccgtattcagaaactgtgcctatatatacagtatatatacacatataatcTGGGATAAGACAATACACAAGAAAAAGACACAGCAAACCAAAGAACAGAAGTTAATCAGTGGCATTAGAGATGTTACAGTATCTGTTAAACAGCAGCCCCCCCACACCTTCTACATCTAATTACCCTTATTTACAATACCACTACAAAACACTCAGTTAGTCCAAAGGCTAAGGCtaaggctatatatatatattcctacagaaagaatatatatatctataaatatACTCTTTCTGTgggaatatatacagtatatcggagcagactgggctttttccaGAGGGATTTTTAAAGTGCTAAAACTGATCGtatcagacagagggtgaatacaggtaatttcagacagagaaaataataataatgtgacttttaaacattaaagcatgttctagtagaaacccaaactacaagtataaacctgaaaacgggcataataacaataatatggGACCTTAAAATGAAAGACAACCTGTGCAGATATCTAAGTGACAAACATCACCATGTCATACATCAGTCTGTTCGTCAGTCTTTTCCAGAGGCAGAGTCAAGGGATGCGGAGTCAAGAGTTGCTGAGGGAAGCGGATGGCCTCGCTGTTGCGCCGCATGTACGCGTGGCCGCTGATGGGGTACCACATCTCAGTGAACGTCATGTCGGCCACGGTGATGGCGCAGCGCCCCAGCACCTTGAAGCCTGACTTAAGGTAGAAAGGAATGAGGACTTCTTCGCACATGAGCACTGCTCTGCGCACGTTGGGCAGGCAGCGGAGATACTGCAGGTAACGCCACAGCAGAATGTTTCCTTTGCCCTGCTGCCTGAAGGTGCGATGGACGGCGAGGATGTGGATGTGGACGGTGGAGCCGCGGGGTTTGTGGAGAGTCAGTGCGTCCTGGAGCAAAGTGGTTAGAGATCACAATTACTatcataaatattatataaatatgtgtgtgtgtgtgtgtgtgtgtgtgtgtgtgtgatgcaggATGTAGAGAGTCTTACTGCAGTGAGTCTGTCCTGGTCCCAGAGAGAGCCGATGATAAAAGCCACTAGCCGGCCCTCCTCAATCCAGCCCATGGACAGCTCTGGACACAGTGTGAGGAAATGACGCACCTCGTCCAGGTGGAGTGGACACTCACCTGACACTGAGATAAATGctaagggagaaagaaagagagagacacacacagagagagagagagagagagagagagagagagagagagagagagagagagagagagtgaagagaGTGTGTGACCGTACGCACAAAATGTTTGGTCCTACTTTTACGCACACTAAAGGCGGCGCAAAAGTACTCAATACACACTGTACTGAATGTTAAAGTCAGATTtaacatctttaaaaacaatatctGACCACTGACTAAATGGAATGCATAGAGAGAATTATATCTTTCGATGCCACACATGGTTTTACGCAAAGTCCTCTACCGTGGCTTCCTTTGACTCAGCGAAACGTGACAGCGGGATTCAGCAGAGCGGATTTCTGCCTCTCTGAGTGACGGTAAGACGGATCACTTACCTTCTCGCTCGATCTCAAAGACGCTAATCGCATCCTGCGTGTTGAGCGGTCGGACTTCGCTTGCGGGAAGTGTGTGTCTCCTCTGGATGCCAGGCGAAACAGAAGGTGTTGGCTGCATTGGTTTGATGAAAGGCTGCGCGCCAACAACGGACATCATACGACTTTACGCTCTCCCCTCCAAAAAACCCAACAACTTGTCCTCCTGTGTTGttctctgcctctctgcagGATCACCTGTCGGGCCCTGCGAGGAGAACAGGCTGGttgctgtgtgtatttatagGACAGCTTTCCTGGCTGTGATCCACCAGCTCATTTGCATTTGAATATTTGATGTCCATGAATGAATAAAGGTCACGGCAGTGTGGGGGCAATTTACTGAACCCTGCAATTAACTGCGTAAATTGTTGCTGTTTGGGTTTTGTCTCTATTGACAGACATAGCTAATTATTTTCTATGAACCACCACCTCCTGCACATTTATAGCACGTCTGCCACGCATGTGTACAGGGCGCACTGACGCAGGGGAGCAGCCCCGAGGCACTTTCTAAAGGTTTTGCCCCAAAATATTCACTGTTTAACTAAGTTTCAAGACATCACAGGTAATTGGTCAGTGCTGTAAATTGAATGCGCATCTGTGTAATAAGTGACACAACTGCTTCCCATCTTAATTAATAAAGCAattaagaaggaaaaaaacaccattggCACAGCATCAGGCTGCAGACACTTACCGGAGGAGGGTGATGATGGATGTTGGGGAGGTTCTGCGGACGGACCAGCTCTTCCTCTCTGCCTCACCTGCTTCAACACAGACGCCTCTCTTGGTTATGAAGTGATTATTACTATGAGTCACATGAGGAAGGATTACCGACACTTTATCTCTTCTCTGTCTGAGAACAACAAGTTCatttagctgtgtgtgttttggagaaCGTGACCTCCATTTGTATTAGAAAtcttattgtatctgattctctttGACAGCCTTCTGCCCTGATTGCTCAGGCTATTTTACTCTTCAGCTGGCGTATGatcttaataaataattttggtATTATTTAGCATTTGGGATAAGTGAATATGCAGAAATATcataagaaaaatgtaattcagtttttaaagtgcttgttttgcagAAAAATGGGCCCTGACTAATATATTATGCTACATTATTACATAGTCAATATGAATTGAGTGAAAACACAGATATGAACACAATCTTTTTGACTTGTCTCTTAGCTTTGCTGTATGTTTTGTGACATATTGTAGGCCTATAATTTTAACGTTTTGGGCCTAAAACAGTAATTATGTGACCAGAGGCCACATTTGGACACAGATTGTTGTTAAGGTGCCACCAGCCAACAAGGTTTACCACTGGTTTATCTTTAACGatacattgtattttattcatttatcatgtttttttaacaataaaaatcatctttaaagcAGCTTACCATAgctggtgtgtaaatgtgtgtaaaaaagtGGAGTAAAAACTACAATGTTTCCATCTGAAATGAAGTGGAGGAGATGTATGGAAGTCTAGAGTACCAGAAAATGAATTGTACcagtacttaagtacagaaCTTGAGTAAACatacctcaaacacacacacacacacacacaatatagaGCCAACATCCTATTTTGTTTTGAACTGTTCTCCAGCTGTCTTCATCATTCTGTATATAactttgttttcaagatatttcTCTATTTGATGGGTTTGCTATTGTtcttatttagttttaattgtattttttgttctcttttgttATTTAGCTTTGTAAGCAgatattgttgtatttttttctattcttttctgtaaatgtcatgtaatgttttaatattgtctGATTAAATGTTGtcttggaccccaggaagactagctggTTGTCTAGGCGTCAGATAATGGGGATCCTtagaataaatacaaatgttgaGGAAGTTGCCGGAGGCTCCTATTTTTTAAGTTACATGATGTAGGTTGGGTAGGAATTTGGCATAAACCGCATTACTAATGTTGAAGTAGAGTTTACTGAATGAATAGAGATATTTCCCCCCAAAATTTGCTCCATTGATTTGCCTGTCCATTCAGAGAGAATgagggaaaatgaaaaaaaaagttattaaaaaaaaacaaaaaaatgtgtggctTTTGAAAGGCCCCCCAGCTCTGCCCCTGAACACGTGTGTGATTTCTGTCATGTTGGTTGGCTTCAATAAACGGCGTTTGTGAACAGGTGGGTTATAAATACAATGTGATGTGGGCTCCATAGACTTTAATGCATCATATATAGCTCCTATAACTCATGAACTGTACAAGTCATGGTAACGATCATAGGTACCGTTGATCAGTGTGCAATACTGAGCATTTTTGAAAATTTAATGGAGTACAATAGCAGAGATATAAATACAGTTGTCTATTggattgtttttaaatagtaataactcaaaaagtataaaagttaTCAATAAGAAAAGTCCTTGCACCCATCTACAAAGAGTCCCACACGCTTTGACGTATCGATCATCGTGGGGAGctgtagcaggacgtaacaaTGAAAGAAAATCTGTTTCCCACTGATAGCTCATTACATATGCAaatttatgaatattttatgaaaatacTTTCATGAAATTACACATGGTTCAGTATATGAACAGCATATGTGGCATAAATGGGTTTTGAACTGAGACTGAGCGGAAAAAAAGGCACAGAAAGAGAAGTAGTAAGCAAAAGAACATTAGTTCAAAATAATTACAAGTCAACCACAGTGACCTACTGTCAAACATCATCATGAGAAAACAATACTGTCGAAAAAGAGCAACCGATTGAAGCGCTGAGGCGACAAGGCAGCTTACAGTCACATTTCTATATTCATATGCAAGCAAACAATCCCTAGCATAGGActggaaaaatactttttagttACAGTTCAACTAACTAAAACCAAACGGATTCATATGATGGACATactgtaaattgtaaattgATGCAAAAATAGTCCGAAAGTTTCAGCTTTCATCACAATCTGTtcatttccaatattgcactgctattattttagCATTTGGAAGCATTTTAAACAGCTAAGTACTGGTCCAACCGGGGATAATTATCATCCAGACATGTGCACTCAGCGAATTATGAGCTCCATCAGAATGCTTTTCTGTTATCAGGGGGCTTTTTAATTGACGATGAGTAGACAGCAACACCACTTGCTTGGTCTCCTTTGTGGTGCGGGGAATTAAATCCCCAAAGATCCATttcaaaaagaaggaaaatttCACCGACCAATAAACCAAATGcaggttttatttctttttgaaatggcTTTCTTCATATTCACAGGTGTACTTCTATCTGTGATGCAGCTCATCTTCCATTCAGGTTACTAAAGTAGTCTTTACTCCCATGACGGCAGTTGCTTTTATATTATTCAGCCCCGCAGCTTGAGACGCAGGAGTAAGGCAGAGTAGTGCGTCTTACACCTTTAAGTGGGTGGATAAAGAGTGCGTTGGGGGTCCAACTGCTGGTGTGTGCTAAGGTTTAGGGCTGAGGAGTAAGGCTAGgaatatgtgtattttttcttGCTTAGATCATGCTGCATGTGTTTGGAGGGAACAGATCAATACAGACATTGGCCAGAGCGGGCAAGAAGAGGGTCCTTATTCAAGCTGAGAGGGTCTAAGTATTTATGTCGGGGCTGAGAGCTGATGCGCAGACGGGAGAGCGAAAGTTAAGGCTTTCTCTCTTCTACTCCGGTTGGGGGGCCGGTGTCTCATTGGCATTGTTGTCGGTGATCTTGTTTTCCAGCTCATCGTCGGACAGGAGGTCCAAAGAAGTTCCCTCGACCTGAAGCTGGCGTCGGCCTGGGCGACTAGAGGAGAAGCTGATGGGGCCACCACGCCtgcaggagaaagaggaggagcagaggtAAAGGGAAGGTCAACATATGTTCAAATGCTCATTTCTTCACTACAATTAATATTCATCTTGCCGTCAAAAGATTTttgttacataaaaaataagacAATGTAAATGCTCATTTTTAAGAAGTTTAGAAGTTAAACAGCTGAGTCCACTTAAAAATTCACGGCTCATTCAGATGCTGTGTGAACATTTCATAAATCAGACACGGGGAGGTTTCTACGTCAGCACAACACTCAGGTTTCATAATAAAGGCCAGTATTCTGATGCTTTAATGATATTACCAACATAAagagtcttttttcttttatgaaaaATAACTTCAGATACGCCTAATTTAGTTGAAGATTCCTTTAAAGTTCCTGTACAGCCACAGAGGTGTTTCCAATTCTTCAGGCTGATTAAacctctgctcaggttgaagtTGGCTGGAGCTCTGCTGGAATTACATGAGGTCACCAAACTACACGAACCACTAAGAATGGGAAAGGTTTACCAAAACTGAGGTAAGGGTCAGAGGGATGCCCATCCATCACGGTCTTTACCTGCCCACACAGACCTGACAAAAAGTCTAATTCGGCAAACATGTAAAACAAGCCTGTAAGCGGACTAGATCACTGTAGTTGCTGACTTAACGGGCCACTATTGACTTAATATATATGGCCCgttataattaataaaatggaCCTGAATTAATAAAGCTTAAAACAATCAtgtacagaaaaatactttgcacatctacaacacaagacaagggGACAAGCAGTCAAAAGTAGCAAAGAAACTCCCacacactgtctaacttgcataaaatatataaagttcAATGGCATGCAACGTTTCGGTAATAGACAATTTTCCGGCAAAATGGCCAAATTTGCCTGAAGATGGTCTATTACTGAAACATTGCCTACTATTAaactttatactgtatattatttggaagttagacagtgtgcaggagttttttttgaaaattcaaaaacaatcattaaataaaataactaaatgatAAATTGTGAATGTCAGATAGTGGATGCTTGCGTCTGCCCCGGCGTACCTGAGGCGGTTTTTGAGTGTGTGAACCTCGCGGCTCAGACCCTCGCTGGCCTCGGTGGCGTCGTCCAGCTCTCTCTGCAGTTTCCTGCGTGAGGCGTTGGCCCTCGTGGCCTCCTCCTcggcctcctccagctgacgCTTCAGCTGCTTCATACGAGAGCTAGCCTTTtccaccttcacacacacacacacacacacacacacacacacacacacacacacacacaacaccacccacaacCCACAacgccacaccacacacaaaagaaaagaaaatacatcaccaataaatacaaaacatgttcaaaaggaCCCAATTTTGGGGCAGCAGAGTCATTTCTGATCTGGATTGCAGAAAGGTGAACTAGGTTTGTTAATGGttataaatatgaataaagcAATAACTGTGATTGATCGCTTTTAAAACCACGGAGGGGCTAAACATTTTGTAAGGGTCGGGTAGCAAACTGTGAAACAAGCTTGCAAACAGCCTGCCACAACGCAGCGTTAATGTCAGGGTCATACATACTTGTTCTTTAAACTGGTCTGCATGGCGACGCTCATCCTCCACTTGCATGCAGATTTCTTTCAGCTTCTTCTCGGTCCTTCTCACAGTCTTGTTGGCCGCTGCGCGCTCCCTTTGGGTGGACAACAAAGgaccgtttaaaaaaaacactacagctaaaaacctgtaaatgtgttttaatctATCTCATATTTTAgcctagtttttatttttgcactatTAGTTCAACTTTGTGAGTGAGATAACTCATACATTACAGTATTGTACTATTATGCTCCTTGCACACAGgttaattaatgttaaatattgtaaatattttattctgttttatatACTACGTATTTAAGTTGTATATTTTATTCTACACTTGTAGATACATGTACATTCTTTATAGTCCTCTTaattttgtgtgagtgtgtatgtccTGGTAACCTGCTGCTGTAGCACAGTAATTTAATAAagtccatccaaccatccatccatccatccatccatNNNNNNNNNNtccatccatccatccatccatccatccatccatccatttaagCAAGTATAAAAGTGTATTGAGTTCTCACTTGGCCTCCTGCTCCAGCTGTTCCTCCAGCTGTGCTATCTTGGCCTCCAGGGCAGTGATGGAGGCCTTGAACCTGCTCTTCACAGACCCCTCCAGCTCGCCCAGCTTCGCCCGCAGCTCCTTGTTTTGACGCTCCAGTTGCTGGCGAGCGTTTTCGCTCTTCTGGGCCGTGCTGCGCTCTGCACTCAGCTCTGTAGTCAGGGTGTCCACCTTAGGggcagagaggggggaggggggtgtaaAGGACATTCATGTGAACTTCATAACTTTGAACAGGCTACtattttctgttaacatttttattttttaacaacatacaacTCACAACATGAGCAATCCAACATattcctggaccttatcacaggaCCATAGGACATGAAGCAACTGGCCGTCCTCTGTCTTACATTTCCAACAATTTGGTGTGTCTTTCAGACCAATTTTGTACAGgctaatgtttttgttttttgacaaactgCTGGATGTAATATTagtttaatacaaaataaaaattgtcaTTAAAGATGTTCTCTAATTCTGCCCACTCAGAACACCGCACCTGCATAGTTGTCTTTCTGAAGCGGTCGTTGAGGAGCTCCATGTTAccctgctcctcctccagctcttcTTCCAGCTGAGCAATGCGAGCCTCCAGCCTCCTCTTCTCATCCATCAGAGCAGACCTGGCACACACAGATAAAGAGTTAACGCTGCAGGGGGCAGAAAGCAGACGTAGAAAGTAGAGCTTGAtcgatttttaaggccgatacaatacaaatatttggttatttaaaaatacgATATTCCGATACATCGGCCAATATCCTGAGGGCTCAGAAAGGAAAAgatatttaattaatattagaagcatatatatatatatatatatatataNNNNNNNNNNtatatatatatatatatatatatcagaaaAAAACTAGACTTAGAATAACTTAGAATAAACTGGATGACGCCTTGATTATACTTATCATGGGattgcatgattttttttatttttattgctttATCGCCTttggaatgattttttttacccttttctgGCTGTATCTCCTGCTCTTTTtaacactattattattatcattatggtTTTGGTTCTCTTTTCCTTTACCTCATTCATCTCAATGACCAAAATAATAAGAGTCTTCACTTGTCTGGTGCTTCCCAAGCAGGTTAAAAGAGAATATGAACAAGGACATGCGTTTGTTGACAGACATTTTGGCGGGGTCGAGTGGGTGAGGGTCACTTACTTTCCAGAGGTGCTGTTTGAGATTTCATCTTGCAGCTCATCCCGTTCCTGCTCGGCGTGGCGCCGGCCCCTCTCAGATGCTGCCAGGTCCTGCAGAGAGAGGTCAAAGCTTTAACACAAGTACTTCTCTGTGTATCATGTAACACTGAGAGGGACCGTTTATCATCAATATACAGCAGCAATATCCTTTTTTAATGCCAAAAATAATTAGCTAAATATGCATTATTTATTCTGAATGCACTGTCGCGAGTCCATAAACGTGCTGTAACAGCAGGACAGTCGAGCATGTGTTATCTAAAATGCTAAAGTCAGTTAAAACGTTGTCATACCATAAAGTGTATGATTAAAACAGATCGGTGATGCAGTTTTGCCCCCATTGTTCTCTGTGAAGTTTTCTGGAAATTATGTAATGTAGTGTTTTATGTGGAGTGAGCACTTCGCCAGACTCAATTTGCTTGTGAGGAAATAATGGGAGTAGCAGGCAAACTGGCTTTAAAAGTGGCGTATCTCCCTCGCCGACCCATCCATTTAAGCTAAAGCAGCCAACCCAGGGAAAATACTAAAACCTTTCAACCTGACATCAACACCATCAAGCCCTAACTATGCACAGTACCTAACATAACAAACATCATAAAGTGTCTGCACCTCATGTAGCTGTACAATCTCAGCCTCCAGACTCTTGAGTTTCTTCTCATTTTCCTTGGATATGGCGAAAATATCATCTCTAGAAGCTCGGGCGTCTTCCAACTCCCGCTGGTAGTCCTTCATTTGGGCCTGAAGGAAAAAACATATGGCTGAGGATGGCTGCTTACAGCAGTGCACAGAATGGGTTTGAAAGGAGAATATGTATGAGGAAGTGTAACCTGTAACTTGCGCAGCTGTTTGATGGCTTCGTCTCGAGCCTTGTTGGCTCCTTCTATGTGACCCTCTATATCCTTCAAATCCATCTCCAGCTTCTTTTTAGCAGCGACAGCCAAAGCTCTCTGCTTCCTCTCGTCCTCCAACTCCGTCTCCATCTCTCGCACCTGAGGGGAAGCCAGCATTAGTGTGGTGAGATTCAATTGTGGTGTAATGTTAAGTGT
The nucleotide sequence above comes from Etheostoma spectabile isolate EspeVRDwgs_2016 chromosome 15, UIUC_Espe_1.0, whole genome shotgun sequence. Encoded proteins:
- the LOC116703551 gene encoding serotonin N-acetyltransferase; translated protein: MMSVVGAQPFIKPMQPTPSVSPGIQRRHTLPASEVRPLNTQDAISVFEIEREAFISVSGECPLHLDEVRHFLTLCPELSMGWIEEGRLVAFIIGSLWDQDRLTADALTLHKPRGSTVHIHILAVHRTFRQQGKGNILLWRYLQYLRCLPNVRRAVLMCEEVLIPFYLKSGFKVLGRCAITVADMTFTEMWYPISGHAYMRRNSEAIRFPQQLLTPHPLTLPLEKTDEQTDV